The Chelmon rostratus isolate fCheRos1 chromosome 9, fCheRos1.pri, whole genome shotgun sequence sequence CCCGCCCCCTCCTGATGACTTCATGAATGACGACATCGACTCCTACCTCATCACCATGGATACCAGTATTGCACCAGGTCCCTCTGCTACAGGTCCACCCACACCCCCGTCAGCTAATTCCACATGTTCAAAacagcctgctgcagccaatcaAAGGTCAAGGCTatgcagtgaggaggaggaagatgaaacgGGCGATTCAGCAAGACCACCTAATAAAAAGGTAGGGCCTAGTTCTCACATGAAGAGATTGAGTAATTAAAGGGCTcagacaaaaatggaaaaaagctGGTAGATAAATATCTAACAGGAGGGGAagctgtctgtttgtgtatgagGGGTCTGTGACTTGAGCGAAAGATGAGTCTCAACTTCTCTAATTAGATAAACCCCAGTGACGAACATGAGTTCAGATTcgagtgtttttgtgtcagatcTCAaagttttgtcttgtcttggcAAATCACGTCAGGACTGGACTTCGGGTAACAATcatgtgttttacattaaaaataaattataatattctgtttttgtcctgtgcTGCCCTCCCACAGTTCTGTTCCCTGTTCTTTGGATCAGTGCTTCCTCCATCTTCTCAGATGTCCACTCAACCAGTGACAAGTCAGGAAGTGTTGGCCAGTGACAGTGAGGATGacacacagtgaagcagagtgacggatggagaggagagagatgggctgacctgaaaatgtgtttgtgtattgctttcacacacatgccACCTGCAGCACCTGAAAAGACACTGTCACCTCGAACACTTATTTTCCATCTTTACCGGATTCTTTTTTACATGGGAAAAAATATGCAAAGACTGTACAGTACAGCATAGGATGGTCACTGCCAGTGTATTCCAACTTTTTACTCGAATATAATGTGAATTTTGACTTGAAAATATGGTATTATGTGAAAGTGGACATgaagcacttcctgtttattttgagTCTGATCGAGGCGCAACGAAAAAAAGCTCCTAAATAAAAGAGACATATTTTTCAAAAGTATGTTAAcgttattttattatttatttacatgtcaaaatgttcaAGTATGACAGAGATTTGGGGCCCCCGCACATCAACCAGTGTGGAACTCAAACTAGCTCCTCAACAGGACAGTAAGACAGGATCTGGATGAGGTTCGAAGCACTCAGTAAAACACCTCCTCATCCCTCCAGATCCaagaataaagtttttttttttgtcaaaagtAAGATTCGGCATAAGAAGTAGAGTATCTAAGTGTCTTTGATCCAGTCTTTGCAGGCTCATCACtgctccctttctctttttgGACCTGGAAACTTTTCCCCCTCGTCTGCggtttcctcctctccttctccagctccttctctctcttctttctcaacctctcctcctctttctccagtCTCTCTCGCTCCcgtcgcctcctcctcctttccctgGAACTCAgtttctcctccccctcttcctcgGCTGGTTTCTCTGTTCCTGTTCCATCACTGAAGTCCTGAATCAAGATTttggggacttgcattttggGCGTCCCCTTTGCTTTGGCCTTTTTGGGCTGCTCTCCTCTCAGTCTGCGGAAGAGACCAAAACGTTTAGGGGGGTCGGGCGGCGCCTGCTGTACCTGCGGCCCTTCAGTCGCTTCTGCAGACAGCGACAAGGTGACTTCTGAAGTCACGTTAGGATGACTTTGGGTTGGGTTCCCAGCTCCCAGACTGGACTGTGATTCAGTGTGTTTAACTTCTGTCTGATTAGGGATAGACTGTGAAAGGCTAGTTTTCTGTGGCATGGTGAAGAGATCTTCAGAGAGCCTGCGCCCTAACCTGGACCCACGGGAGCTGGATGACTTGCGGATGCAGAAATCCCCAGAAGACCGGCTACCGCGATGCCCAGGGGCTTGTGTCAGGCCGCTGTTATTCATCTCAGTCTGGTCTTTTATTGGGTGGGACTCTTTGTCTTGCACTTGCGGGTTACTGTCAGTATTTGAGTCTGTTGGTTCAGTCGAAATGAAGACGTCATCTTcccctgctgtgttttcttgaACATTCGTTGTGCTTTGATCCTCCTCCATAGCACCCACTGTGGCTTGGACCTTTGGTTGTTCAGGTGCGGGTTCCTCAGTGGTGCTCGTGTCTACTGGACTCATCTTCCCATCAGGCTCAGCCATGGGATTCACTTCTCCCTCCTGTGCTGAAGTCACCTCCTTCTGTGGAGGTGCTGTGGAGTCAGTAGTCTCCTCGTTAATCTGAGTTTCTGCTGGTGTTtcctctgcttgtgtttgatcatcatcagtcagcgatctttcttctctttcctgtgTGAATTCAGTTTCTACTGCACTGCACTCTTCTTCTGAACACTGAGAAAATGCTTCACTTGACTCCATCACAATGTCATTTAAAACTAGTATTTCTGCTTCAGCTCCTGCATCGGCCACTAAGTCAGTGCCTTCTTTTGGTTGTATGAATTCAGGTGAACACAGTATTAatgtctctgcttctgttttgtgttgttctgAGTCTTTTTGTGCTATTTCAGCCTCAGATTCTTCCCCTGTGGCTGTGTTTTCCTCTACCTTTTCCTGAGTCTGAGCCGGTACATgagtttgtgtctctgtttgggTGTGGGATTTTTGTTTAAGGTCTGTTTCTGTTAATGACTCAGTGCTGTGGTATTTTCCTTCAAATGCATCCCTCTTTGAGCTGTTGTCtgtgatcacttcctgctgttgctgttgctgttgcgTCTCTGTCTCCACTGTAGGACCTTCGACAGTTGGGGCCTTGCCCTCGCCTTCCGTCTCCGAGCTTGGACTTGTCTGAGTTCCTGTTTCTGAACCTTCTGTTATTGTGTCCACCTGCGTCTGCTGCACATTGTCAATTTCTGTGCACTCCTCTGGTTTCATGTCAGCCTGAATCATGTCTTCCTCACATGGGTCTACGTTTACCTCCGTCTCcacctcagtgtttgtgtctgcatcagtatctgtctgtgtctcagtgtgattttcctccacagcagctgtgtgttcactttgtgcctctttgttttctgtatctTTATTTGTGTCTTGGACCTCGATGCCCTGGTCTTTGCTTTTGCGACTCTGTTGCTCCAGGTCTTGTGACTGGCTGTAAGAGTctggctcctctctctgtcGAAGAATTTCTGAGTCTCTTGTTGGTTCTGTCTCCACATatgtttcttctgtctgttctgtaaGCATTTTGCTTTTCGGCTCTTTGAGTTGGCTTTCCTCCTTTTCAGTGATTCGTGTTTCTACATGTTCAGTCTGTTCTTTTACTCTAACTGCTtcatcttcctgctctgttGGTATGTTTTGGATGTTGTCCGTCTTTTCAGATTCcttctgttcagtgtttcctgttagTTTCGGCTCGCTCTGTTTTTTATGTTCCTCTGAAACTACGTCCTCCTCCTGAACGCCCTGCACCATCTTCAAATTTAACTCCGTCCAGCTTTTCCAGTTCTCCTTTGTTCCCATTGAGAGATGCCTTACAACTCTGCCGCCACCTTCCCACTCGTCTGCGTTAGCCTTCCCCCCTTTTCCCCACTTCTTTTGAAGGATGGAGGGGGACAGCGAGAGGGTGGAGGCCGAGCGAGcaagagggacagacaggtttcctttctctctctctttcctgtcttgTTCTTCCTCGTTCTGCCGAGCCTTTGTCCACGCCATCTGGTATCCCTGGCAACGGCCTCTGGGGTCAAAGGTGGATGAAGGTCTGTCTTTCCTCCACTTTTCTAACTCCTTCTCCGTCTGCTTCTCCAGATCTCTGGCTGACAGTGGCACCGAACACACctgaggaaggaagaaaaacgCTGGTCTCACTTTTGTTTTACTGTAATTCTCCAAATTTGGACAATTAACAGTTTTTATCACGGTATTACATTTCATCCtcattgtgtaaaacataaataaaactgaatgtgataatctgctaatcctttttgatatATGCTCATTTGAAGACAGTACAGCACAATATAATACAaatcaacttcactgatttttgtaaatatctgcttattctgaagtTGATGCAGCAAcgcatttcaaacaagttgggacacgagcaactaaagactgggaaagttgtggaacgctccaaaaacacctgtttggatcattccacgggtaaacaggttaattggtaacaggtgatagtatcatgatttggtatgaaaggagcatcctggaaaggctcagtcgctcacaagcaaggatggagcgaggttcaccactttgtgaacacatgattgtataaaggatgttattGGATGAGTTGTAAAACCTTTGTCGATAAACACTGTTTGCTtgcccaacttttttggaatcgtgGTTGCATAATTAACGTAGTACCACAGAGTCAAACATatagaaatgtaataaattgGTCGGTCATTGTGGTAATAACACAATAATGATAAGCATGTTGCAGGCTAATCTAGCCTTGCTTCTACAGGCTGGTGCCTTAATGGAAAGTGAAAGAATATTCATGTTTGAGCATTGTTTTAAGTTTCCGGCAGCCCGTTCTGTCAGTGTGAAAAGGCTTTGCTTTTGCGCTTagtgtgtatgtaaatgtagaAAAAGCGGTCACTTCATGCTTAACCTTTAAGCCAACATGGACGAGAAGTCCTAAACGTGCTGTGGATGAAATCGTATCATCTGCTGAGCTCACATGTAAACAGATCCATGTGTACAAAGACAGTTAGTGaactttgttttattaaacTACTGTACATGGGGTTAAGTTTAAAAAGCAATTATTTTCTCAGTAACATCAGTAAAGAAATCAGTATCTGGTCCGCAGTAAGCCAGATTTTCTCACATCAAAATCTGCCTTGTGTTTCATTCTTACCTCTGCGATGAAGGCGTCGTCTTCATGTTGGACCTGCTCCCTGACACCCCTCAGCCTCTCCAGAGTCTCCATCTGTCCCTGACACTGCTTCCTCTGCTCAGCCCGGCCCAGCACCCGACGCACCAGCACCACTGCCACCTGGAGCAGCACCCGCACCCCTGCACAGAAGGGGAGAGGTAAGAGTGGATTATGctataatatataaaacagtATAGAAGTACTTCTATTTTTAACCACAGACAACCAATGACCAATGTCACTTTAATCAGGTGAAAGGAAATTTCAGCTTTCAACTTCAAATgtattattaaaatgtattttccttcGATCTTATACCAGGATATACAATACGACGTAACACAAAATTCCAGATTATTTTATCTAAGGAATTACATATTTCGTTGCctccctttttttaaataacccACAGCTGCCCATATGGAGGACGTACCATAGCAGAAAAAGAGGTCCCAGACTCGCAGCAGTGTGTTGAAGGGCAGGTGAcgtgtgaacagacacatcagccaGTCAGTGGCGAACATGAGGGGCTCCACTCCGtggtgctgcaggtgtttgtgtgcagctggACACGCCCTTTTCAAGACCCAGGTCAGCATGGCCGCATCAAACAGGACGCCCTCCTGCAGGAGGACACATGCTTAGACTGTTCAGGAGATCAGAGATCAAAGTGGTGATTTGTTTCATGGGCCTGTAATTTCCTAATAATAAGAAGTTTCTTTGGGAAAGCTAAATTATAAAAATATGGTGCTACTTATGAAAATGAAAGGCTTATCAATGAAAATACAAATCAGTGGAAATATGTCTCAATCTTTGTCGTAATgagtttaaaaaatatatttagaaGAAACTTCTTGGAAATGATAAgtaaagataaaactttatttatcccacgTCGGggaaattaaaatgttatatGCAGGAAACAATAGATCAAAGATCCTGTAAAATAAAGGATTACTGAGATCAACAAAGTTTCTTTGAGTAGGTGATTCATCATTACCTTCATGAATCCATTGTTGTTTGCTGGATTGGAGTTaatttacagcagaaaaaaaaatcagctttaaaatTCAATTTACGGGCCTTCATGTAAGAAACCAAGTATGAGAGGTAAAACGGGTAAAAATAAGTGACGTGTCAGGGACATTACGTAGGTCCTCACCAGCAGGGGGCTGTAGTATCCGGGCAGGTACTGCTCACTGATCTGCACCAGACACCAGAAGGCCTCCTGCCAACATCACATCGGTTTAGATGTGACAAGAGCtcatttaattttttgacaATTATAAGTTTCCAGAATGTTGTCAGTCAAGCTGGTTCTGCCTCTGAAGCAGTGTTTGTGTCATAGGACACAATGCCAATATCtagatgaatgaaatgtttttgtgacGCGTTCGCAGCTTGTTTATTGGACAGAAGGGTAAAGTGTGTTATTGATCGGTACCTCGGCTGGCATGTTcatcagcagcactgcagccacAGGCCCCTGCGCCTGGCAGTAACCCTCTTCTGGTTGGTACTGAGTGTAGGCTTTCAACACCCGGAACAAACCACGCTgcctacacacacgcacaaataaTCAGTTACACAATACCGCAAGTTTAACCCTCCCGATGATGGGTAGATGGAAATCACCTTTGCAGCAGAAAACCAAAGAAAGCGGCGATGTAAAGACGCAGTATTAGCAGCTGAGACACACTGAAGACTAAATAAACTGTAGCTCGTCAACAGAAACGAGCAGAATTCAAAATGTTTCGAACCCATGTCCATCCTTGGAAAGGAACATTTCATGGAAAGGAAACTGTCGGTCCAGGTCTCTCTCGATCACATCCACccagctctgcagagcagaCTGCGAGTTCAGAGCCTATGCAGAGACGAAAGACAGTTTAAGTCACAGTTTGTCTTCAACATCAGGCAAGTCAAATGGACTTGTTTCCAGTTTCCATTATCTACTGCATCAAGTGCTACAACTAACATTTAAATCAtaacatttaagaagctgggAGCAGAAAAATATTTGTCATATTTGCTTGATGACATTAGCAATGAATTGATTGTCAAACTCTTGTCAGTACATTTTCTAATCAAGGAATCAATCAGTCAAGGACGTGCTGTTGCAGGACCGGTCACGCTGTGATTCAGCCGTTGAGACAATATATCGCTGACCCCTGCCATCCGGGGTTGTTGCTGATTTGAATGCATTCACCACAATGAGAGCGTTTCATTTCTTGCCTGGTACAGatctttgttctgtttcatcCTGTCCGTGGCTCCACACAGCAGAGGCCAGCACTTAGCTCTCAGTGAGGCTGGGATGCCTTTCTGACACTGCACTTTGACCTGAAGAGACGTCGGTAACAGACGACATTTTGACTCATCATAGAAAGATAAGCACAGGTGTTGCAATTATgactctgttctattcaagCGTCCCAAGATGCATGCACAACACCGggaccctgaaactgaggcagctaAATGAAATTTAGCATTAGTTTTATGATTTCTTATGCTTTTGCTGCTCAGACATGTCAAAAAGTCTTTCGTGGAAAAGGCCTGTCATCCTTCATTGAGTTTGGGAGTTTATACGTTCTAATTATCTAAGATAGGACACACCTTACTGGTCTTCTTCAACAGGATGCGATCCCATTGGGCAATGATGTTTATCCATTTCGCCTCCCTCTGCCTGACCAACTCAGGGGGTGGACCCACACTGCCGACACTGAATGGCACACAAACCAGCAGATAAGCATTCTGAAGCAAACATTTTCGATGCAAGAATGATAGCGTTTTATGCATCTTGTCTATTGACTTCACATACTCATTTAACTGGAGACCCTTGAAGTCGGTGTGCAGGTTTTCTGCATGCACTTTGGTGTGCTGCCATTATAGAAAGACAGCGCTCAGAAAAtcaagacaggaaacaggaaaaccaCACGGTCGCAGTTTTaagtctccatggcaacaggtCAGGATGTTATGAATGAGGAGAGTGTGAAGACGGCAGGTAGCAGTTTGCTCTGCTGGTCTTATCTTGAACAGTTTCATccagtcctgtttttttttttcttttttcatcgTTGATTAGATATACTGGAAATATGTAGTCAGTTGATTGGGAAAAGGTTTGCTGGGATTATCTGAAAGCAGAAACGCTGTGTATTTTTCATGTACGCTGTCTCAATTCCTGTTTGCACTCTTTCTAGCATTGATTTTCGACATGTACAGAATTATAAAATCCACATTAACACagtgtctctctcctgcttttaaatgaatgacTTAAACTTACCTTGGCAAAACAGAGTAGTAGTTTAGTAGCTGACCCTATATAAATGGCTACTTATAAATATTTCTGCCAGAAGGTTTAACTGTAGGATTTATTGACCTTTCATGTGGCTGTCTCCTCGTCTAAGCTCTCCCACTGCAACTGTGAAGTTCAAACTTTACTTTCTGTGTAAACAAggctttctttcactttttagCGGAAACATTTTGCTCCTGTTTGGCCCGTGCTTTACATTTAGAATGCACGTTTTTATTAACAAATAAATTGtttggaggctgcagctttCTCATTAAGACCTGCTGACTTATTGCCTTTTGCAGTGGCATGCTATTTGCCCAGCTGGCTCTGCGTCTTGGATGCACATGCTGTTCTATCTCATAAAAGCATGGATTAAAATACTGGTCTTCAGATATTTGTTCTCTTTAGAAATGCGTGGTCTtgcttttaaagaaaatgacttcaagGAACGCTATGCTGCCCAGCAAACTTTCAGCATTCAGGGgaacaatttgtttttaatcatctcTTCTGATACTGACAGAAACaaccagaaaatatttaaatcttAAGTGTTAAGTGTTAAGTTAAtgcaacacagagcagaggttcCTAGCTTGGACGTTGGAAAAATTTGAGGGGTCACCTGTGGTTACACAAAATTACATACATAGtacattttttcagattttcccTACTTTTGGCTTTTTGCTGTGTGAAATACTGGATATTTCACCTCAAATAAATCACCAGCAACACGCATACATAGGTTCATTGttgactggaaaaaaacacaatcatcaacaaatgaaaactactttgtttttaatcattcatGAAAATAAGTGCTGGTCACAGACCTTGAGGTGTGTTTCTTGTACTCtatttgatttttcatttttttttatatttttccagaCAGGGCAAATAGAAACGTAGACAATAGAGACTCATCTCAAGTCAGACTTCACTGGTCTTTCTGCCATTTGACCTGTTTGAATAACAAGAGAATGAACACAGAGAACCAGTATACCTggttttgattgacagtgcCAAGCTCAATGACACTACACAAGTATAAATGTGGACCGACTCACCCAGCTTTGGATCCATTGGTCACAATGAAGCCAAACCGGTCTGTCTCAGGTTCCAGACCAAACTCTGACCCGGTGTCAGATCCAGAGCTGTCCTCTTCGGCGAGGTTCTTCTGGGCTGGACTGGATGGACTCAGCATCTTcctgaaagagaagaggaggctcCTCAATATTCAGCACGTGATTGTGTACTCCATCATCATGGTCATGCATCTGATGCATCAGAGACTTGTGACTTTACATGCTTCCTACATGTAGATATATCAATGTTCAGCACTTCCAATCCAAAAACACTGCTCAACTGGaatatgttcacatttttatagtACAAACAATGTCCTGCTACACTTCAGAACATTTTAAAGGTACACACTTTACATGCCACAAGCCAAGGTTATGACATCTGCTggctcaggttttttttttttttttttggctttggtTAAGCAGTTTAAATCAgctttcttccctccctccaacCGGAAACATTACCACAACAGAACAGCTGTTAAAGCTAAAATTAAATAggcttttaaatgtaattaccTTTTACATTTCCGTCATGTTTGATCACTTGGTTGTTGAAGGGGTGAAGAGTGAGATCCTTCGgtgatgagagaggaagacaaacttcctctctctctctctctctctcgctcacttGCGCACACTCCCTCTCTCAGTATTGCAAATGCATCATGTATCTAAATCAACTTCCCTTCGGCTGTTATCGCAGTAAAACTGACTATTTACGtaaatgctctttttttaacctttcatGGAAGTGATACTCTGATGTTTATATATGATTCAACAAACATGACATCAGAATGAGTGAGAAATGTGTAAACCAGTTGTCTGTTGCAAAGTGCTTCCCCTTATTTGGACGACGCATATGCTGCTTTTGCTTGCTGTCGGAAATGGTAAACTTGTCCGTGCCTGAAGGCATTTTAAGCGGAGGATGGGAAATTAACAAGGAGTACCTTAATGCATCACTAATACAGTTGCGCAGTTCAGGGACAGCTAACGTGTTATATCTCATCCAACATTTGTGATAGAGGTAAGTCTAATAGTAAGTAAAGCCTGACAGATTATTGCTCACGATTATTTTTGGATTCGGGAATAGGGACCATGTTGAGTTCATTGAGCTGTTACTCGTGTTTTGATAAATTAGCCTATAGCAATAGATATTGTGCCATCAAAATTGGTGAGCGACGTAGTTAGGATTTACAA is a genomic window containing:
- the tbc1d10c gene encoding trichohyalin isoform X1, yielding MLSPSSPAQKNLAEEDSSGSDTGSEFGLEPETDRFGFIVTNGSKAGVGSVGPPPELVRQREAKWINIIAQWDRILLKKTSKVKVQCQKGIPASLRAKCWPLLCGATDRMKQNKDLYQALNSQSALQSWVDVIERDLDRQFPFHEMFLSKDGHGQRGLFRVLKAYTQYQPEEGYCQAQGPVAAVLLMNMPAEEAFWCLVQISEQYLPGYYSPLLEGVLFDAAMLTWVLKRACPAAHKHLQHHGVEPLMFATDWLMCLFTRHLPFNTLLRVWDLFFCYGVRVLLQVAVVLVRRVLGRAEQRKQCQGQMETLERLRGVREQVQHEDDAFIAEVCSVPLSARDLEKQTEKELEKWRKDRPSSTFDPRGRCQGYQMAWTKARQNEEEQDRKEREKGNLSVPLARSASTLSLSPSILQKKWGKGGKANADEWEGGGRVVRHLSMGTKENWKSWTELNLKMVQGVQEEDVVSEEHKKQSEPKLTGNTEQKESEKTDNIQNIPTEQEDEAVRVKEQTEHVETRITEKEESQLKEPKSKMLTEQTEETYVETEPTRDSEILRQREEPDSYSQSQDLEQQSRKSKDQGIEVQDTNKDTENKEAQSEHTAAVEENHTETQTDTDADTNTEVETEVNVDPCEEDMIQADMKPEECTEIDNVQQTQVDTITEGSETGTQTSPSSETEGEGKAPTVEGPTVETETQQQQQQQEVITDNSSKRDAFEGKYHSTESLTETDLKQKSHTQTETQTHVPAQTQEKVEENTATGEESEAEIAQKDSEQHKTEAETLILCSPEFIQPKEGTDLVADAGAEAEILVLNDIVMESSEAFSQCSEEECSAVETEFTQEREERSLTDDDQTQAEETPAETQINEETTDSTAPPQKEVTSAQEGEVNPMAEPDGKMSPVDTSTTEEPAPEQPKVQATVGAMEEDQSTTNVQENTAGEDDVFISTEPTDSNTDSNPQVQDKESHPIKDQTEMNNSGLTQAPGHRGSRSSGDFCIRKSSSSRGSRLGRRLSEDLFTMPQKTSLSQSIPNQTEVKHTESQSSLGAGNPTQSHPNVTSEVTLSLSAEATEGPQVQQAPPDPPKRFGLFRRLRGEQPKKAKAKGTPKMQVPKILIQDFSDGTGTEKPAEEEGEEKLSSRERRRRRRERERLEKEEERLRKKREKELEKERRKPQTRGKSFQVQKEKGSSDEPAKTGSKTLRYSTSYAESYF
- the tbc1d10c gene encoding trichohyalin isoform X2; the encoded protein is MKEGVLFDAAMLTWVLKRACPAAHKHLQHHGVEPLMFATDWLMCLFTRHLPFNTLLRVWDLFFCYGVRVLLQVAVVLVRRVLGRAEQRKQCQGQMETLERLRGVREQVQHEDDAFIAEVCSVPLSARDLEKQTEKELEKWRKDRPSSTFDPRGRCQGYQMAWTKARQNEEEQDRKEREKGNLSVPLARSASTLSLSPSILQKKWGKGGKANADEWEGGGRVVRHLSMGTKENWKSWTELNLKMVQGVQEEDVVSEEHKKQSEPKLTGNTEQKESEKTDNIQNIPTEQEDEAVRVKEQTEHVETRITEKEESQLKEPKSKMLTEQTEETYVETEPTRDSEILRQREEPDSYSQSQDLEQQSRKSKDQGIEVQDTNKDTENKEAQSEHTAAVEENHTETQTDTDADTNTEVETEVNVDPCEEDMIQADMKPEECTEIDNVQQTQVDTITEGSETGTQTSPSSETEGEGKAPTVEGPTVETETQQQQQQQEVITDNSSKRDAFEGKYHSTESLTETDLKQKSHTQTETQTHVPAQTQEKVEENTATGEESEAEIAQKDSEQHKTEAETLILCSPEFIQPKEGTDLVADAGAEAEILVLNDIVMESSEAFSQCSEEECSAVETEFTQEREERSLTDDDQTQAEETPAETQINEETTDSTAPPQKEVTSAQEGEVNPMAEPDGKMSPVDTSTTEEPAPEQPKVQATVGAMEEDQSTTNVQENTAGEDDVFISTEPTDSNTDSNPQVQDKESHPIKDQTEMNNSGLTQAPGHRGSRSSGDFCIRKSSSSRGSRLGRRLSEDLFTMPQKTSLSQSIPNQTEVKHTESQSSLGAGNPTQSHPNVTSEVTLSLSAEATEGPQVQQAPPDPPKRFGLFRRLRGEQPKKAKAKGTPKMQVPKILIQDFSDGTGTEKPAEEEGEEKLSSRERRRRRRERERLEKEEERLRKKREKELEKERRKPQTRGKSFQVQKEKGSSDEPAKTGSKTLRYSTSYAESYF